A DNA window from Zingiber officinale cultivar Zhangliang chromosome 3A, Zo_v1.1, whole genome shotgun sequence contains the following coding sequences:
- the LOC122050497 gene encoding probable serine/threonine-protein kinase PBL21 yields the protein MASKPSVVLENEKSAPSDGGERNKSVRKFTFRDLAAPTHNIRESNLIGEGGFGIVYKGRLDSDQIVAIKQLKQDGYQGSKITVTSQGPFSKRHFAPCSQEKDSLEVNTIHLRKPFAAGICELTNQKMEYAKGLTYLHDVANPPVIYRDMKAANVLLDENFNPKLCGHYKKLAPEYEKLGSSFKKAKSVLIGKTFDQIVLDVNKDVLVEFYDPWYGVSGYPTLKFFPKENKAGEDYEAERELDDFVKFINVKCGTSRDANGQLTFQSVVVYDSYYLV from the exons AGAATGAGAAGTCGGCTCCATCCGACGGTGGCGAGAGGAACAAATCCGTGAGAAAATTCACCTTCAGAGATCTCGCCGCGCCCACTCACAACATTAGGGAGTCGAATCTAATCGGAGAAGGCGGCTTCGGGATAGTCTACAAAGGGCGACTCGATTCAGACCAG ATTGTGGCCATCAAGCAACTTAAGCAGGATGGTTATCAGGGGAGCAAGATCACTGTGACCTCACAGGGCCCCTTCTCAAAGAG GCACTTTGCGCCGTGTTCTCAAGAAAAAG ATAGTTTGGAGGTCAATACTATTCATCTTAGAAAGCCATTTGCTGCAGGGATT TGTGAACTGACCAATCAAAAAATGGAATATGCAAAGGGGCTCACGTACTTGCACGATGTTGCAAACCCTCCCGTAATTTACAGGGATATGAAGGCGGCAAACGTGTTGTTGGATGAAAACTTCAACCCCAAGCT GTGTGGACACTACAAGAAGCTTGCCCCTGAATATGAAAAGCTTGGATCGAGCTTTAAAAAGGCTAAATCTGTTTTGATTGGGAAG ACATTTGATCAGATTGTTCTTGATGTAAATAAAGATGTTCTTGTTGAATTCTATGATCCATG GTACGGAGTTAGTGGTTATCCTACCTTGAAGTTTTTTCCCAAGGAAAACAAAGCTGGTGAAGATTATGAGGCTGAACGAGAGTTGGatgattttgttaaatttattaatgTGAAATGTGGCACTAGCCGTGATGCGAATGGTCAACTTACTTTCCAG TCCGTAGTTGTATATGATAGTTACTATCTTGTCTAA